The Kocuria flava nucleotide sequence CCGGTGGACCTCAAGGCCCTGGACTGGCTCTCCCGCGCCGATCACCTGCGCACCCGCACCCTCGTGCTGCACTCGGTCGACGACGAGTTCGTGCCCGCGGCCGGCTCCCGCCGGCTCGCCGAGCTCAGCCCGCTGGTCGACTTCGTGCCCTTCACCCGGGCCCGGCACACCAAGGAGTGGAACGTGGACCCGCGCCGGTGGGAGGACGCCGTGCGCTCCTGGCTGCCGCAGCGGCTGGCCGAGCACGCCCGCACGACCGGGCCCGTGCCCGGCACCGCCGCCGGTGCGGGCAGCACCGCGGCCGAGGGCGCGGCGGGCGCTCAGGCCTGAAGCGCCGCCGTCCGGCCGCCGGTCAGCCGCAGCAGGTCGGCGGGGGCGAGCTCGACGTCGAGGCCCCGCCGGCCGCCGGAGACCAGCACGGTCCCCCACGCGAGCGCCGAGTCGTCGAGCAGCAGCGGTGCGGGCGTGCGCTGGCCCAGCGGCGAGATCCCGCCGACCACGTAGCCGGTGCGCCGCTCCGCCGCCCGCGGCTCGGCCAGTGCCGCGCGCTTCCACCCCAGTGCCGCCGCGGCCGCCCGCAGGGACAGCCGGGCGGAGACGGGCACGACCGCGACCGCCCAGTCCCGGTCGTGGACGACCATCAGCGTCTTGAGCACCTGGCCCGGGTCGCGGCCCAGGGCGGCGGCGGCCTCCGCGCCGAAGGACGCCGCGCCCGGGTCGTGGTCGTAGGGGTGCAGCACGTGGGCCACCCCGGCGTCCTCGAGCACGGCCACCGCGGCGGTGGGTCCCGTCCGGCCGCGCCCGGCCACGGCGCTCAGCCCTCCTGGAGCTCGCGGACCCGGCGCTTGATCCGGGCGAGCATGGCCGACATCCCCCGCATCCGCAGGGGCGAGACGAGCTGGGTGAGCCCGAAGCGCTCCGGCAGGTCGTCGGGGACCGCCAGGACCTCCCGGGCGGGCAGACCGTCGAGGCCCTCGTGCAGGATCGAGGCGAAGCCGCGGGTCGTCGGGGCCTCCGCGGGCGCGGAGAAGAACAGCCGCACGGGGGTCTCCGGGCCCGGGGCGGCGTCCTCGGCCCACTCGACGGCCAGGAACAGGGGGGACTGGCACTCCACGACCTGCTCGAGCTCCTCGGGGTGCTCGCCCAGCCGCTCCGGCAGCGCCGGCAGCGACCGGGAGAACTCGAGCAGCAACTGCAGCTTGTCCTCCTGCGGCACGGCCGTGAAGTCCTCGACCAGCTCCTCGAGCTGGGCCGGCAGCCCCGCGCTCACGCCCCGGCCCCCGGGGCCTCGCCGCGCTCCTCGCCCAGCACGATCGGCACGCGCACCGAGTTGCCCCACTCCGTCCAGGACCCGTCGTAGTTGCGGACCTTCTCGAAGCCCAGCAGGTACTTGAGCACGAACCACGTGTGCGAGGAGCGCTCGCCGATGCGGCAGTAGGCGATGACGTCGTCGTCGTCGCTGAGCCCCGCCTCGTCGCGGTAGACGGCCTCGAGCTCGGCCCGCGGGCGGAACCGCCCGTCCTCGGCCGCCGCCCGGGCCCACGGCACGGACGCGGCGGTGGGGATGTGCCCGCCGCGCAGGGTGCCCTCCTGCGGGTAGTCGGGCATGTGGGTGCGCTCGCCCGTGTACTCGGGCAGCGAGCGCACGTCGATCAGCGGGCCCCGCCCGAGGTGGGCGAGCACGTCCTCCTGGTAGGCCCGGCCCCGGGCGTCCTCGCGCTCGACGACGGGGTAGTCGGCGCGCGGGCGCTCGACCTTCGCCGTGGACAGCTCGCGGCCCTCGGCGACCCACTTGTCGCGCCCGCCGTTCATCAGGCGCACGTCGGGGTGGCCGAAGAGCTCGAAGACCCACAGCGCATAGGCGGCCCACCAGTTGGACTTGTCGCCGTAGACCACCACGGTCGTGTCGCGGGAGATGCCCTTGCGCGACATCAGCTCCGCGAAGCCGGCGCCGTCCACGTAGTCGCGGGTGTCGGGGCGGTTGAGGTCGGTGTGCCAGTCGACCTTGACGGCACCGGGCACGTGGCCGGTCTCGTAGAGCAGCACGTCCTCGTCGGACTCGACGACGACCACGCCGGGGTCGTCCAGGTGGTCGGCGACCCACTGGGTCGACACCAGCTTCTCGGGGTGCGCGTACTGCGCGAACTCGTCGTTGTTCTCCACGGCAACGCCCATGGTGGTTCCTTCCGGGTCGGGAGCGGGGGACCCTCGCGGGCCAGGTCTGCCCCCAGCTTAGGGGCCGGGACCGGGCGGCGCGCCCCGCCCGGGCGCGGGCTCCCGTCCGGGCCCCGCGCCCCGGCCCCGTCCGGGCCCGCCGCGGCCGGGACGCGGCGGATAGGATCGCGGGAGCACCGCCGTGCGCCCGCCGGCGCGCGGACCGCCCACCGAACCGCCGCTCCCGGCGGACAGAGAGGTCGCCCCGTGAGCACCGAGACCGTCCACCTCACCGACCGCCGCCCGCACGTGTCGGCGGATGAACTGCTGGCGGGCTTCCGGCCGTCGGAGCGCTTCGGGGAGGTCTCCTTCGACACCTACCGGCCCGACCCGCAGCAGCCCTCGCAGGCGCGGGCCGTGGAGGAGCTGCGCCGGTTCGCGGACTCGGTGGGCCGGGGCGGGGGCGGCGGCTTCCTCGCCCGTCTCTTCGGCGGCGGGTCCCGGACGGACGTGCGCCAGGGCATCTACCTCGACGGCGGCTTCGGCGTGGGCAAGACCCACCTGCTCGCCTCCCTGTGGCACGCCGTGCCCGGGCCCAAGGCCTTCGGCACGTTCGTGGAGTACACCAACCTCGTGGGCGCCCTGACCTTCCGCAAGGCCGTCGACGCGCTGAGCTCCTACACGCTCGTGTGCATCGACGAGTTCGAGCTCGACGACCCGGGGGACACCGTGCTGATGTCCCGGCTGATGCGGGAGCTCTCCGACGCCGGGGTGCGGATCGCGGCCACCTCCAACACCCTGCCGGGCTCCCTGGGCGAGGGCCGCTTCGCCGCCCAGGACTTCCAGCGCGAGATCCAGGTCCTCGCCGACCAGTTCGAGGTGCTGCGCATCGACGGCGAGGACTTCCGCCACCGCGGGCTGCCGCAGGCCCCGGCCCCGCTCGCGGACGTGGAGCTCGCGGCGGTGGTCGAGCAGCGCTTCGGGGGCCGGGTCGTGGCCGCCGACGCGTTCGCGGACCTCGTCGAGCACCTCTCGCACGTCCACCCCTCCCGCTACCGCAAGCTCATCGAGGGCGTCGACGCGGTGGTCTGGCGCGAGGTGCGCACCATCGAGCAGCAGGCCGTGGCGCTGCGCTTCGTGGTGCTCGCCGACCGTCTCTACGACAAGAACCTGCCGATCATCGCCTCGGGCCGGCCCTTCGACCAGGTCTTCACCCCGGAGATGATGGCCGGCGGCTACCAGAAGAAGTACCACCGGGCCGTCTCCCGGCTCACCGCCCTCGCCCGCGAGGGGATCCTGGGCGACGTCTCGGCCGTGTGAGGCCCCGCCCCGGCGGGGGGGCGGGGCGTGCCGCGCGGGAGGGCCGTCCGCGGGCACCGGGGGACCCTCGCGAGCACGCGGTCCCCGGTGCGGCCGCAGCGGCACCGGGGCGCGGGGAGCCCGCCCCGGGCACGACGAAGGCCCCGGCTCACGAGGAGCCGGGGCCTTGTCCCTACCTGCCGTGCGCGATACTGGGTTCGAACCAGTGACCTCTTCGGTGTGAACGAAGCGCGCTACCACTGCGCCAATCGCGCTTGCTGCTCCAGAACCATAACGCACATCCGTCGCGGTGGCCAAACGGGACCGGGGCGCGCGCCGGGGGCCGTTCCGTGACCCCCGGAGCGGCCGTCTGCGGGCCCGCCCGGGCGCACGCGCCGGCCCCGATGGGGGCTGGGGCGGCTCCGGCAGGGGGTGACCCGGCCCGGCGCCGGTGGCCCCCGGCGGCCCGCGCCGGGGCGATTTGGCGTTCCGGCGAGCGGTCCCGTACAGTCTTTCCCTGTCAGGAACACGGGTTCCCACCGGGACCGCCGCGAGGCGGGACCACCGGGTGCCGCGCAGGGCCGACCACCGGGCGACCGGGAGGAGCAGCTGTGCTAGAGTTCCGAACCGGACGATCGCCGATCGCCCGGACAGACATGCGGACGTAGCTCAGCTGGTAGAGCACCACCTTGCCATGGTGGATGTCGCGGGTTCGACTCCCGTCGTCCGCTCGCTCAGGTCACGGCACCCCGTGCCGTGACCGGCGGCCCCGTCCGCGAGGACGAGGTCCCCGGTGGGGTGGCCGAGTGGTTAGGCAGCGGCCTGCAAAGCCGTCAACGCGGGTTCGAATCCCGTCTCCACCTCGGTGCACACCCACCACGCACCGGCGGTTCCCGCGAGGGTCCCGGCGGACAGGCGCGATTGGCGCAGCGGTAGCGCGCTTCCCTGACACGGAAGAGGTCACTGGTTCGATCCCAGTATCGCGCACGAGGGCGAAGGCCCCGGCTCGGCGAGTCGGGGCCTTCGCTGTGCCCGGGGTGCGTCCTTGTCCGAGGCGCCCGGTAGCGTGCCGGACGGAGCCCGGGGGACCGGGGCGGCGAGAGCGGGGAAGGCGGCGAGCGGCGTGACACAGCCCAGGCTGGCGGAGCAGACCGAGTACGGCAGGATGTACGCGCGCTCCACCTCGGAGCAGGCCACCGTCCCGTCCATCACCACGGTCATCTCCCGCGCCGCCCACGACCTCGGCGGCTGGTACGGCTACACCGCCGCCCAGGCCGCCGTGCGCGACGACCGGCTGCGCCAGGCCCTCGGCTCGCCCGCGCAGCTGCGCGCCGTGGTCCGCGACGCCGCGAAGGCCGCCGAGCGCCACCGGGACGCCGCCGCGGCCCGCGGCGACCGGGTGCACTCCTACGCCGAGCAGATCGCCCTGCGCGCCATGGGCCGCCCGCACCGGGCCGCCGAGGCCCGCGCGACCCTCGCCGAGCACGGCGAGGAGCGCTTCGCCTCCCGCTTCGACGAGTGGTGGGACCTCTACGCCCCCGAGCCGCTCGCGGTCGAGGTCACCGTGTGGAACTCCACCGTCGGCTACGCCGGCACCCTCGACCTCGTGGCCCGCATCGCCGGGCGCACCTGCCTGATCGACTACAAGACCAAGGGCACCGACCGGGACGGGCGGGTCAAGGCCCTGGACCCCAAGGTCGTCACCCAGCTCGTCGCCGGCCTCAAGGCCGAGGAGCAGCTCGTCGACGCCGAGACCGGCCGGTGGGAGCCCTGGGCCCACGGGGACGCCGACCTGCTGCTGGGCGTCGCGATCGGGGAGACCGAGGTCGTGCCCGTGCAGGCGGTGCCGGCGGTGCTCGAGGCCCACTGGTACAAGTTCTGCGCCCTGCACCGGGTCTGGACGCACGAGACCGCCCTGGCCGCCGCGGGGCCGGCCCTGCGCCCCGTCCCGCCCCCGCCCGTGACCGCCCCGCCCGCGCCCGCCCCGGCCGCCGACTGAGGCCCCGGCGTGCCCGGGCGCCGGGCGCCCCGTAGACTCGGGAGGGTCGGAAGCGAGGTCCCTCCATGCCCATCCTGCCCGTCCGCACCATCGGCGACCCCGTCCTGCGCACCCGCGCGCAGGAGGTCACGGTGCACGACGACGCCCTGCGCCGCCTCGTGGCGGACATGCACGAGACGATGCTCGACGTCGGCGGCGTCGGCCTGGCCGCGCCCCAGGTCGGGGTGAGCCTGCGCGTGTTCACGTGGGCGGTCGAGGGCTCGAGCGGCCACGTCGTCAACCCGGTGCTGGAGGTCGGCGAGGAACCCCAGGAGGGCGGGGAGGGCTGCCTGTCCGTGCCCGGGCTCGGCTTCGAGACCCCGCGCCGGAACTGGGCCCGCGTCACGGGCACGGACGTCCACGGCGAGCCCCTGGTCGTCGAGGGCACCGGGCTGCTCGCCCGGCTGCTCCAGCACGAGACCGACCACCTGGACGGGCGCCTCTACGTCGACCGCCTCGAGGGCCCCGCCCGGCGGGAGGCGATGCGCGCCCTGCGCGCCGCCGACTACGGCCGGGTCGTGGGCGAGGTCGCGGAGGAGCGGGCCGGTTCCGTCGGCTCCTCCTTCGGCGCCTGACCCCGGCCCCGCCCCCCCGTGCAGACCCCAGGAGACCCGTGAAGATCCTCTACGCCGGCACGCCCGCCGTGGCCGTGCCGCCCCTCGTCCACCTCGCCGAGCGCCCCGACGCCGAGATCGTCGGCGTGCTCACCCGCACGGACGCCCCCGTGGGCCGGCGCCGGGTGCTCACGCCCTCGCCCGTGGCCCAGGAGGCCGAGCGGCGCGGCCTGCCCGTGCTGAAGGCCAACCGCGTGGACGCCGCGCTGACCGGACGGCTCCGGGAGCTCGGCGCCGACGTCGCCGCGGTGGTCGCCTACGGGGCGCTGGTGCCGCAGGAGGCCCTCGAGGCGCTGCCGCACGGGTGGGTGAACCTGCACTTCTCCCTCCTGCCGCGCTGGCGCGGGGCGGCCCCCGTCCAGCGGGCCCTCATGGCGGGGGAGGCGGTCGCGGGCGCGAGCACGTTCCTGCTCGAGACCGGGCTCGACACCGGGCCCGTGATCGCCACCACGACCGACCCGGTGCGCCCGGAGGACACCGCCGGCACCGTCCTGGACCGGCTCTCCCGGACCGCGGCGCCCCTGCTCGCGGACTCGCTGCGGGCCGTGGTCGACGGCACCGCCCGCCCCGAGCCCCAGCGCGGGGAGGTCACCCTCGCCCCCAAGCTCACCGGGGAGGACGCCCGCGTGCGCTGGGAGGAGCCCGCCGCGGCCGTGGCCGCCCGGGTGCGCGGGGTGAGCCCCGAACCGGGTGCCTGGACCCTCCTGGACGGGCGCCGGCTCAAGCTCGGGCGCGTCGAGTCCCGCCCGGACGAGCACGGCCTGGCCCCCGGCGAGTGCGCCCTGCGCGACGGGTCGGTGCTCGTGGGCACCGGCGCCGGCGCCGTGCGCCTGACCGAGGTGCAGCCGGCCGGGAAGAAGGCCATGGACGCCGCCGCCTGGATGCGCGGCACGGGCACGGCCGGGGTGGTGCTCGGATGAGCCCCCGCGAGTCGGGACCCGGCGGGAACGACCGCCGCGGGCAGCGGCCCGGGCACGGCGACGGCTCCCGCCGCAACGCCCGCGGCCACGAGCGCAACCGGCGCGGGCTCGCCGAGCGGCAGCGCTCCGCCGCGGCCCCCTCCCGCCGCACCCGCGGCGCGGACCCGGCCCGGCTGGCCGCGTTCGAGACGCTGCGGGCCGTGAGCGCCGAGGGCGCCTACGGCAACCTCGTGCTCCCCGGGCTGGTGCGCGCCCACCGGCTCGACCGGCGGGACGCCGCCTTCGCCACCGAGCTGGCCTACGGGGCGCTGCGCCGCCAGGGCACCTGGGACGCGGTCCTCGCCCGGTGCGTGGACCGTCCCCTCGACCGCCTCGACGGCGCGGTCCTCGACGCCCTGCGCCTGGGCGTCCACCAGCTGCTCGCGATGCGCGTGCCCGACCACGCCGCCCTGGACCGCACCGTGGGCCTCGTGCGCGCCGAGATCGGGGCCGGGCCCGGCGGCCTGGTCAACGCCGTCCTGCGCAAGGTCGCGGCCAAGGACCTGGCGGCCTGGACGGCGGAGCTCGAGGCCGGGGCCCCCGACGAGACCGCGCGCCTGGGCCTGCGCCACGCCCACCCGGCGTGGCAGGTGCGTGCCCTGCGCCAGGCGCTCGTGGCCCACGGCCGCGACGCCGGCGAGCTCGAGGCGCTGCTCGAGGCCGACAACGCGCCCCCCGTGGTCAACCTCGTGGCGCTGCCCGGGCTGGGCGAGCTGGACGAGGCCCTCAGGGCCGGGGCCCGGGCCGGGGAGCTCGTGCCCGGCTCGGCGCTCAGCAGCGGCGGGGACCTGCACCGGCTCGCCTCCGTGCGCGCCGGCGGCGTCCGCGTCCAGGACGCTGGCTCGCAGCTGGTCGCCCGCGCCCTCGTGGCCGCCGGCGGGGACGTCGCCGCCGGCGAGCGCTGGCTGGACCTGTGCGCCGGGCCCGGCGGGAAGGCCGCCCTGCTGGCCGCGCTCGCCGACGCCCACGGCGCCCGGCTGACCGCCAACGAGGTCGCCCCGCACCGGGCGGAGCTCGTGCGCCGGGCCCTGCGCCCCGTGCCCGCGCGGGCATGGGAGGTGCGCACGGGCGACGGCCGGGAGGCCGCGGCGCTGCTGGGCGGGCGCCCCGCCGCCGAGGCCGGCTTCGACCGGGTGCTCGTCGACGCCCCGTGCACCGGGCTGGGCGCCCTGCGCCGCCGCCCCGAATCGCGCTGGCGGCGCACCCCCCGCGACCTCGCCGAGCTGGGGCCGCTGCAGCGGCAGCTGCTGCGGGCCGCGGCCGACGTCACCCGCCCCGGCGGGCTGATCGCCTACGTCACCTGCTCCCCGCACGCGGCCGAGACCCTGGCCGTGGTCGAGGACGTCCTGCGCGAGCGCCGGGACCTCGAGGCGGTCGACGCCCTCGGCCCCGTCCGGGAGGCGGCCCTGCCCGGGTCCCTCGAGGGCGAGCGGGACCCGGGCCTGTCCCGGGACGGCGGTCCCGCCACCGTCCAGCTGTGGCCCCACGTCCACGGCACCGACGCCATGTTCCTGGCCCTGCTGCGCAGGCGCTGACCGCACCCCGACCGACCGAATCCCAGGAGCTCCCGTGCCCCGGACCTGCATCCACCCCTCCCTGCTCTCCGCCGACTTCGCCAACCTCGAGGCGGAGCTGCGCCGGATCGGCACCGCCGACGCCGTGCACGTGGACGTCATGGACAACCACTTCGTCCCCAACCTCACCCTGGGGCTGCCGGTGGTGGAGCGGATCCAGGCCGTCAGCGCGGTCCCGCTGGACATCCACCTCATGATCGAGGACGCCGACCGGTGGGCCCCCGCCTACGCCGAGCTCGGCTGCGAGTCGGTGACCTTCCACGCCGAGGCCGCCCGGGCCCCGCTGAAGCTCGCCCGCGACCTGCGCGCCCACGGCGCCCGCGCGGGGATGGCCCTGCGCCCGGCCACGCCCGTGGAGCCCTACCTCGACCTGCTCCCGGAGCTGGACATGCTGCTGGTCATGACGGTCGAGCCGGGCTTCGGCGGACAGGCGTTCCTCGAGGTGACGCTCCCGAAGATCCGCCGGGCCGCCGAGGCGATCCGCGCCGGGGGCGGGCAGGTCGCGCTGCAGGTCGACGGCGGGATCACCGAGGAGACCATCGTGCGCGCCGCCGAGGCCGGCGCGGACACCTTCGTGGCCGGCTCGGCCGTCTACGGCACGGGGGACCCCGAGGCGGCGATCGCCGCCCTGCGCGGGGCCGCCCGCTCGGCCCGGGGCTGAGCGTCCGGCGCCACCCCGCGGGGCGGGCGGCGCCGGTCCCGCGTGGGCTGTGCCATAATCGGGGGCAACAACGTGTTCCGGGGTCGGTGCAAGTCCGAACCGGCGGTCACAGTCCGCGAACCGGACACCGTGCACCGGCAGGCGCCCGCCGCCCGCCGGGAGCGGTGCCCGGCCGAACCGGTGGAACTCCGGTACCGACAGTCACAGTCTGGATGGAAGGCAGCACGTTCGACGCCCCCTGCCGGCGCGCCCACGCGGACGCCCGGGAGCCCGGCGCCGTCGTCCTGCCCCCCGGTCGGAGACCCGGGGAAGGACGGCGGGAGATGCACCCCCAGCGCGACCACGGCGGCGACGCCGAGCGCG carries:
- the ybaK gene encoding Cys-tRNA(Pro) deacylase, whose protein sequence is MAGRGRTGPTAAVAVLEDAGVAHVLHPYDHDPGAASFGAEAAAALGRDPGQVLKTLMVVHDRDWAVAVVPVSARLSLRAAAAALGWKRAALAEPRAAERRTGYVVGGISPLGQRTPAPLLLDDSALAWGTVLVSGGRRGLDVELAPADLLRLTGGRTAALQA
- a CDS encoding SufE family protein codes for the protein MSAGLPAQLEELVEDFTAVPQEDKLQLLLEFSRSLPALPERLGEHPEELEQVVECQSPLFLAVEWAEDAAPGPETPVRLFFSAPAEAPTTRGFASILHEGLDGLPAREVLAVPDDLPERFGLTQLVSPLRMRGMSAMLARIKRRVRELQEG
- a CDS encoding sulfurtransferase, coding for MGVAVENNDEFAQYAHPEKLVSTQWVADHLDDPGVVVVESDEDVLLYETGHVPGAVKVDWHTDLNRPDTRDYVDGAGFAELMSRKGISRDTTVVVYGDKSNWWAAYALWVFELFGHPDVRLMNGGRDKWVAEGRELSTAKVERPRADYPVVEREDARGRAYQEDVLAHLGRGPLIDVRSLPEYTGERTHMPDYPQEGTLRGGHIPTAASVPWARAAAEDGRFRPRAELEAVYRDEAGLSDDDDVIAYCRIGERSSHTWFVLKYLLGFEKVRNYDGSWTEWGNSVRVPIVLGEERGEAPGAGA
- the zapE gene encoding cell division protein ZapE, with product MSTETVHLTDRRPHVSADELLAGFRPSERFGEVSFDTYRPDPQQPSQARAVEELRRFADSVGRGGGGGFLARLFGGGSRTDVRQGIYLDGGFGVGKTHLLASLWHAVPGPKAFGTFVEYTNLVGALTFRKAVDALSSYTLVCIDEFELDDPGDTVLMSRLMRELSDAGVRIAATSNTLPGSLGEGRFAAQDFQREIQVLADQFEVLRIDGEDFRHRGLPQAPAPLADVELAAVVEQRFGGRVVAADAFADLVEHLSHVHPSRYRKLIEGVDAVVWREVRTIEQQAVALRFVVLADRLYDKNLPIIASGRPFDQVFTPEMMAGGYQKKYHRAVSRLTALAREGILGDVSAV
- a CDS encoding cytochrome encodes the protein MTQPRLAEQTEYGRMYARSTSEQATVPSITTVISRAAHDLGGWYGYTAAQAAVRDDRLRQALGSPAQLRAVVRDAAKAAERHRDAAAARGDRVHSYAEQIALRAMGRPHRAAEARATLAEHGEERFASRFDEWWDLYAPEPLAVEVTVWNSTVGYAGTLDLVARIAGRTCLIDYKTKGTDRDGRVKALDPKVVTQLVAGLKAEEQLVDAETGRWEPWAHGDADLLLGVAIGETEVVPVQAVPAVLEAHWYKFCALHRVWTHETALAAAGPALRPVPPPPVTAPPAPAPAAD
- the def gene encoding peptide deformylase — its product is MPILPVRTIGDPVLRTRAQEVTVHDDALRRLVADMHETMLDVGGVGLAAPQVGVSLRVFTWAVEGSSGHVVNPVLEVGEEPQEGGEGCLSVPGLGFETPRRNWARVTGTDVHGEPLVVEGTGLLARLLQHETDHLDGRLYVDRLEGPARREAMRALRAADYGRVVGEVAEERAGSVGSSFGA
- the fmt gene encoding methionyl-tRNA formyltransferase, giving the protein MKILYAGTPAVAVPPLVHLAERPDAEIVGVLTRTDAPVGRRRVLTPSPVAQEAERRGLPVLKANRVDAALTGRLRELGADVAAVVAYGALVPQEALEALPHGWVNLHFSLLPRWRGAAPVQRALMAGEAVAGASTFLLETGLDTGPVIATTTDPVRPEDTAGTVLDRLSRTAAPLLADSLRAVVDGTARPEPQRGEVTLAPKLTGEDARVRWEEPAAAVAARVRGVSPEPGAWTLLDGRRLKLGRVESRPDEHGLAPGECALRDGSVLVGTGAGAVRLTEVQPAGKKAMDAAAWMRGTGTAGVVLG
- a CDS encoding RsmB/NOP family class I SAM-dependent RNA methyltransferase, encoding MSPRESGPGGNDRRGQRPGHGDGSRRNARGHERNRRGLAERQRSAAAPSRRTRGADPARLAAFETLRAVSAEGAYGNLVLPGLVRAHRLDRRDAAFATELAYGALRRQGTWDAVLARCVDRPLDRLDGAVLDALRLGVHQLLAMRVPDHAALDRTVGLVRAEIGAGPGGLVNAVLRKVAAKDLAAWTAELEAGAPDETARLGLRHAHPAWQVRALRQALVAHGRDAGELEALLEADNAPPVVNLVALPGLGELDEALRAGARAGELVPGSALSSGGDLHRLASVRAGGVRVQDAGSQLVARALVAAGGDVAAGERWLDLCAGPGGKAALLAALADAHGARLTANEVAPHRAELVRRALRPVPARAWEVRTGDGREAAALLGGRPAAEAGFDRVLVDAPCTGLGALRRRPESRWRRTPRDLAELGPLQRQLLRAAADVTRPGGLIAYVTCSPHAAETLAVVEDVLRERRDLEAVDALGPVREAALPGSLEGERDPGLSRDGGPATVQLWPHVHGTDAMFLALLRRR
- the rpe gene encoding ribulose-phosphate 3-epimerase, whose translation is MPRTCIHPSLLSADFANLEAELRRIGTADAVHVDVMDNHFVPNLTLGLPVVERIQAVSAVPLDIHLMIEDADRWAPAYAELGCESVTFHAEAARAPLKLARDLRAHGARAGMALRPATPVEPYLDLLPELDMLLVMTVEPGFGGQAFLEVTLPKIRRAAEAIRAGGGQVALQVDGGITEETIVRAAEAGADTFVAGSAVYGTGDPEAAIAALRGAARSARG